From Micromonospora rifamycinica, a single genomic window includes:
- a CDS encoding DNA recombination protein RmuC has translation MDFSTLAVVVVCLAAGGAVGWYAARARSATEIARLEATLAATREGESRLEQSMRALSYEATAQSQEAVARAVAPLHDTLRRYETRVGELERDRVDAYAELREQVRSMGAVSSELRTETKQLVAALRAPQVRGRWGEHQLRRIVEAAGMLEHCDFSEQVTAATDHQGVRPDLVVRLHGGRTVVVDAKAPFDAYLTAMEARDERSRDTHLDRHAKHLRGHVDALAAKTYWAAFDDTPEFVVLFVPADPFLDVALQRDPTLLEHAFARNVVLATPATLVALLRTVAYSWRQEALARNAVAVHSLARELYGRLSTLGEHVGKLGTSLGGAVTAYNRAVGSLEARVLVSARKLAELGVSDQELTTPGQVEVAPRQPQAPELLPTDDRP, from the coding sequence ATGGACTTCTCGACGCTGGCCGTGGTGGTGGTCTGCCTCGCCGCCGGCGGCGCGGTCGGCTGGTACGCCGCCCGCGCCCGGTCGGCCACCGAGATCGCCCGGCTGGAGGCCACCCTCGCCGCCACCCGGGAGGGCGAGAGCCGGCTGGAGCAGTCGATGCGGGCGCTGAGCTACGAGGCGACCGCCCAGTCCCAGGAGGCGGTGGCCCGCGCGGTCGCCCCGCTGCACGACACCCTGCGCCGCTACGAGACCCGGGTCGGCGAGCTGGAACGGGACCGGGTCGACGCCTACGCCGAGCTGCGCGAACAGGTCCGCTCGATGGGGGCCGTCTCGAGCGAGCTGCGCACCGAGACCAAGCAGCTGGTCGCCGCGCTACGCGCCCCGCAGGTACGCGGGCGCTGGGGCGAGCACCAGCTCCGCCGGATCGTCGAGGCGGCCGGCATGCTGGAGCACTGCGACTTCAGTGAGCAGGTCACCGCCGCCACCGACCACCAGGGGGTCCGCCCCGACCTGGTGGTCCGGCTGCACGGCGGGCGCACGGTGGTGGTGGACGCCAAGGCCCCCTTCGACGCCTACCTGACGGCGATGGAGGCACGCGACGAGCGCAGCCGGGACACCCACCTCGACCGGCACGCCAAACACCTGCGTGGGCATGTCGACGCGCTGGCCGCGAAGACCTACTGGGCGGCGTTCGACGACACCCCGGAGTTCGTGGTGCTGTTCGTGCCGGCCGACCCGTTCCTGGACGTGGCGCTGCAGCGCGACCCGACGCTGTTGGAGCACGCGTTCGCCCGCAACGTGGTGCTGGCCACCCCGGCCACCCTGGTCGCGCTGCTGCGGACGGTGGCGTACTCGTGGCGGCAGGAGGCGCTGGCCCGCAACGCGGTGGCGGTGCACTCGCTGGCCCGCGAGCTGTACGGCCGACTGTCCACCCTGGGCGAGCACGTCGGCAAGCTCGGTACCTCGCTCGGCGGCGCGGTGACGGCGTACAACCGGGCGGTCGGTTCGTTGGAGGCGCGGGTGCTGGTCAGTGCGCGCAAGCTGGCCGAGCTGGGCGTCTCCGACCAGGAGCTGACCACGCCCGGCCAGGTCGAGGTGGCCCCCCGCCAGCCCCAGGCCCCCGAGCTGCTCCCCACCGACGACCGGCCCTGA